The proteins below come from a single Streptomyces sp. B3I8 genomic window:
- a CDS encoding ATP-dependent DNA helicase, with protein sequence MSSSSTTRRLPHPPVRQGNRGAYRLVRTPPARPVPPRLDAGQRAVVDHGTGPLLVLAGPGTGKTTTLVESVAARIARGADPERILVLTFSRKAAVELRDRMALRIGAERAPRATTFHSFGYALVRAHQDSSLFVEPLRLLSGPEQDVTVRELLAGQPGLERLGLAHVRWPDDLRACLTTRGFADEVRAVLARSRELGLGPAALEAFARRIGRPDWLAASAFLAEYLDVLDLQGVVDYAELVHRAVLLAHRPEVAARLAAQYDAVYVDEYQDTDPAQARLLHALAGGGRTLVAFGDPDQSIYAFRGADVGGILEFPDAFARADGSPAPVRVLTTSRRSGAALLAATRLLTRRMPLTRLPAEKVRAHRELTAAREGGRVEVRTYPTAGTELDNIADILRRAHLEDGVPWGEMAVLVRAGARSVPGVRRALTAAGVPLDIDGDDLPLRHEPAVAPLLTALRAVARAEAADGEGDAADRRADAAEEPDGGDIPAGTDTDTGTGTGTDTDTGTGTDTDTGTGTDTDTGTGADSDADSDADTDTGADATQEPAAGCWLDTETALALLASPLAGMDAADLRRLGRALREEERAAGRPVPPPSDELLTRALAEPERLVAHDPAYARGAQRLGALLRRTRECLAGGGTAEEALWELWNGTPWPARLERSSRRGGAAGRNADRDLDAVCALFATAARAEERVGGRGALNFLEEIEAQDIAADTLTRRAVRADAVRLMTAHRSKGLEWRLVVVAGVQEGLWPDLRRRGSLLEADRIGRDGLAEPLSQGALLAEERRLFYVAATRAKERLVITAVKAPADDGDQPSRFLTELGVEPKDVTGRPRRPLSVSALVAELRATTVDPEASPPLREAAAQRLARLAALADDDGRPLAPSAHPYRWWGMFEPTESKVPLRDRDKPVALSGSALDQLARTCALQWFLGREVKADAPATTAQGFGNVVHVLADEVASGRTPADLEVLMERLDSVWNALAFDAPWKSAQEKAHARVALERFLKWHVDTGGQRAGRTPVASEQDFDVTLEAGDYEVRIRGSMDRVERDGEGRAYVVDFKTGKQAPSAADVARHPQLAVYQLAVREGAVDDVFDGTRPEPGGAELVHLRQGAARKDGGEELPKVQSQEPLEGQWVGELLATAAGKVLDERFSPTAGQHCAHCAFRASCSARPEGRHVVE encoded by the coding sequence GTGAGCTCCTCTTCCACCACCAGGCGTCTGCCGCACCCTCCGGTGCGGCAGGGGAACCGTGGCGCTTACCGACTGGTACGTACCCCGCCGGCCCGCCCGGTCCCCCCTCGCCTGGACGCGGGCCAGCGTGCGGTGGTTGACCACGGCACCGGCCCCCTCCTCGTCCTCGCGGGCCCCGGCACCGGCAAGACGACCACTCTGGTCGAGTCCGTGGCCGCCAGGATCGCCCGCGGCGCGGACCCGGAACGCATCCTGGTGCTGACGTTCAGCCGCAAGGCGGCCGTCGAGCTGCGTGACCGCATGGCGCTGCGGATCGGGGCGGAGCGGGCACCCCGGGCCACCACCTTCCACTCCTTCGGTTACGCGCTGGTACGGGCCCACCAGGACAGCAGCCTGTTCGTGGAGCCGCTGCGGCTGCTGTCCGGCCCCGAGCAGGACGTGACCGTGCGTGAGCTGCTGGCCGGCCAGCCCGGGCTGGAGCGCCTGGGTCTCGCCCATGTGCGCTGGCCCGACGACCTGCGCGCCTGCCTGACCACCCGGGGCTTCGCCGACGAAGTCCGCGCGGTCCTGGCCCGCAGTCGCGAGCTCGGCCTCGGCCCCGCCGCCCTGGAGGCGTTCGCCCGCCGCATCGGCCGCCCCGACTGGCTGGCCGCCTCCGCCTTCCTCGCCGAGTACCTGGACGTCCTCGACCTCCAGGGCGTCGTCGACTACGCCGAACTCGTCCACCGCGCGGTGCTCCTCGCCCACCGCCCCGAGGTCGCCGCGCGGCTCGCCGCCCAGTACGACGCCGTCTACGTGGACGAGTACCAGGACACCGACCCGGCCCAGGCACGGCTGCTGCACGCGCTCGCCGGCGGTGGCCGCACCTTGGTGGCGTTCGGCGACCCGGACCAGTCGATCTACGCCTTCCGGGGCGCCGACGTCGGCGGCATCCTGGAGTTCCCCGACGCCTTCGCGCGCGCGGACGGCAGCCCGGCCCCGGTCCGGGTCCTGACGACGTCCCGCCGCTCCGGTGCCGCCCTGCTCGCCGCCACCCGCCTGCTCACCCGGCGGATGCCGCTGACCCGCCTCCCGGCCGAGAAGGTGCGCGCCCACCGGGAGCTGACGGCGGCGCGCGAGGGCGGCCGCGTCGAGGTCCGCACCTACCCCACGGCCGGCACGGAACTGGACAACATCGCCGACATCCTGCGCCGCGCCCACCTGGAGGACGGCGTTCCGTGGGGCGAGATGGCCGTCCTGGTCCGGGCCGGCGCCCGCAGTGTCCCGGGCGTCCGCCGCGCCCTCACCGCGGCCGGGGTCCCTTTGGACATCGACGGCGACGACCTCCCCCTGCGCCACGAACCCGCGGTGGCCCCTCTGCTGACGGCCCTCAGAGCGGTCGCCCGCGCGGAGGCGGCGGACGGCGAGGGCGACGCGGCCGACAGGCGCGCCGACGCCGCAGAGGAGCCGGACGGCGGAGACATCCCGGCGGGCACGGACACGGACACCGGCACCGGCACCGGCACGGACACGGACACGGGCACCGGCACGGACACGGACACGGGCACCGGCACGGACACGGACACGGGCACCGGCGCGGACTCGGACGCGGACTCGGACGCCGATACGGACACGGGCGCCGACGCCACACAGGAGCCCGCGGCCGGCTGCTGGCTCGACACCGAGACCGCGCTCGCGCTGCTCGCCTCCCCTCTGGCCGGCATGGACGCCGCCGACCTGCGCCGCCTCGGCCGCGCGCTGCGCGAGGAGGAGCGCGCCGCCGGCCGCCCCGTGCCGCCGCCGTCCGACGAGCTGCTCACGCGGGCGCTGGCCGAGCCGGAACGCCTGGTGGCGCACGACCCGGCGTACGCGCGCGGCGCGCAGCGCCTGGGCGCACTGCTCCGGCGGACCCGGGAGTGCCTCGCGGGCGGCGGAACCGCCGAGGAGGCCCTCTGGGAGCTGTGGAACGGCACTCCATGGCCGGCGCGGCTGGAACGGTCCTCGCGGCGCGGCGGCGCCGCCGGCCGCAACGCCGACCGTGACCTGGACGCCGTCTGTGCCCTGTTCGCGACCGCCGCGCGCGCGGAAGAGCGCGTCGGCGGACGTGGTGCCCTGAACTTCCTGGAGGAGATCGAGGCCCAGGACATCGCCGCCGACACGCTCACCCGCAGGGCCGTCCGCGCCGATGCCGTCCGCTTGATGACCGCGCACCGCTCCAAGGGCCTGGAATGGCGTCTCGTGGTCGTCGCCGGCGTCCAGGAGGGGCTGTGGCCCGACCTGCGTCGCCGCGGCTCCCTGCTGGAGGCCGACCGCATCGGCCGCGACGGACTCGCCGAACCGCTCAGCCAGGGCGCGCTCCTCGCCGAGGAACGACGGCTGTTCTACGTGGCCGCCACGCGCGCCAAGGAGCGCCTGGTCATCACCGCCGTCAAGGCGCCCGCCGACGACGGCGACCAGCCCTCCCGCTTCCTCACCGAGCTCGGCGTCGAACCCAAGGACGTCACCGGCCGTCCCCGCCGCCCGCTGTCGGTCTCCGCGCTCGTCGCCGAACTGCGGGCCACCACCGTCGACCCCGAGGCCTCCCCGCCGCTGCGGGAGGCCGCCGCACAGCGCCTGGCCCGCCTCGCCGCGCTCGCCGACGACGACGGCCGCCCCCTGGCCCCCTCCGCGCACCCCTACCGCTGGTGGGGCATGTTCGAGCCGACCGAGAGCAAGGTGCCGCTGCGCGACCGCGACAAGCCCGTCGCGCTCTCCGGAAGCGCCCTGGACCAGCTCGCCCGCACCTGCGCCCTGCAGTGGTTCCTGGGCCGTGAGGTGAAGGCCGACGCGCCCGCCACCACCGCCCAGGGCTTCGGCAACGTGGTGCACGTCCTCGCCGACGAGGTCGCCTCCGGCCGCACCCCCGCCGACCTGGAGGTGCTCATGGAGCGGCTGGACTCGGTGTGGAACGCGCTCGCCTTCGACGCCCCCTGGAAATCGGCGCAGGAGAAGGCCCACGCGCGCGTGGCGCTCGAACGCTTCCTCAAGTGGCACGTCGACACGGGCGGACAACGAGCCGGCCGGACGCCGGTCGCCAGCGAGCAGGACTTCGACGTCACCCTGGAGGCCGGTGACTACGAGGTGCGCATCCGCGGCAGCATGGACCGCGTCGAGAGGGACGGCGAGGGCCGCGCCTATGTCGTCGACTTCAAGACGGGCAAGCAGGCGCCCAGCGCCGCCGACGTCGCCCGCCACCCGCAGCTCGCCGTCTACCAGCTCGCCGTCCGCGAGGGCGCGGTCGACGACGTGTTCGACGGCACCCGCCCCGAGCCCGGCGGCGCCGAACTCGTCCACCTGCGACAGGGCGCCGCCAGGAAGGACGGCGGCGAGGAACTGCCCAAGGTGCAGTCCCAGGAGCCCCTGGAGGGACAGTGGGTCGGCGAGCTCCTGGCCACCGCCGCGGGCAAGGTCCTCGATGAACGGTTCTCGCCGACGGCGGGTCAGCACTGCGCGCACTGCGCGTTCCGGGCCTCGTGCAGCGCCCGCCCGGAGGGACGGCACGTGGTGGAGTAG